A window from Ovis canadensis isolate MfBH-ARS-UI-01 breed Bighorn chromosome 26, ARS-UI_OviCan_v2, whole genome shotgun sequence encodes these proteins:
- the LOC138431157 gene encoding beta-defensin 130B-like, which produces MRLHLLLSVLLLSLAIIPKGRTGLIPGQKQCNRLKGVCKDGGCTTIEQPIGICNEDKRCCRKWWVFFPYPTPAPRSKSP; this is translated from the exons ATGAGACTCCATTTATTACTTTCTGTTCTCCTTCTCTCTTTGGCTATAATACCAAAAGGTAG GACTGGCCTTATTCCAGGACAGAAACAATGTAATCGGCTGAAAGGGGTGTGCAAAGACGGAGGCTGCACCACCATAGAACAGCCCATTGGCATATGTAATGAAGACAAAAGATGTTGTAGAAAGTGGTGGGTATTTTTTCCCTATCCAACGCCAGCTCCCAGATCAAAATCTCCTTGA